The following proteins are encoded in a genomic region of Phytoactinopolyspora mesophila:
- a CDS encoding DUF6131 family protein has product MIVLGVILLVIGLVANIGLLVTIGVILAAIGALLFVLGAVGRPVGGRKFYW; this is encoded by the coding sequence ATGATCGTGCTAGGCGTAATACTGCTGGTCATAGGATTGGTGGCGAATATCGGCCTGCTCGTCACCATTGGCGTGATCCTCGCCGCGATCGGAGCCCTGCTCTTTGTCCTCGGAGCAGTCGGCCGCCCGGTGGGTGGTCGGAAGTTCTATTGGTAG
- a CDS encoding peroxiredoxin, which produces MNVGDEVPDFELPDQKGETRRLSTMLETGPVVLFFYPAAMTKGCTAEVRHFRDLMGEFREVGAQPVGVSADEVDRQAEFAAQNDVPYPLLSDPERILAKQFSVQRRLGMAPLKRHTFVIGTNRRVLEVIRSELNMEAHADRALEVLRTT; this is translated from the coding sequence ATGAATGTCGGAGACGAAGTACCGGATTTCGAACTTCCCGACCAGAAGGGTGAGACGCGGCGACTGAGCACCATGCTGGAGACGGGGCCAGTGGTGCTGTTCTTCTACCCAGCCGCAATGACCAAGGGATGCACCGCCGAGGTGCGTCACTTCCGTGATCTCATGGGTGAGTTCCGCGAGGTAGGTGCCCAGCCTGTTGGTGTGAGTGCCGACGAGGTGGACCGCCAGGCTGAGTTCGCGGCGCAGAACGACGTTCCGTACCCGCTGTTGAGCGACCCTGAGCGCATACTGGCGAAACAGTTCAGCGTGCAGCGACGACTGGGAATGGCGCCGCTCAAGCGGCACACCTTCGTCATCGGGACCAACCGCCGGGTCCTCGAGGTCATCCGCAGCGAGCTGAACATGGAAGCTCACGCCGACCGCGCTCTCGAAGTGCTGCGCACCACGTAA
- a CDS encoding MFS transporter: protein MTTTDRPARTVVEPAQPASGPERIFDRAHAAVTVGAVSLVTLMAYQSLAVTTAMPAVAEAIGGLNLYGLAFGAPLATSLIGMAFSGGWTDARGPARPLLAGSALFAAGIVIAGLAPSMAMVAVGRGIQGLGSGQMLVALYVLVARVYPEHLRPRIFAAFAAAWVLPALIGPTISGLIVEHIGWRWVFLSVAGLVPLATMSLRPGLRQLDGGGSGSLRSALLTGRLAWATVAGLSACTLHMAGQSSIVVAALLLGIGGIGVAMSVARLLPSGTFRAAHGLPALVMLRGLAAAAFLGAEVFIPLLLVREHGLSPALAGLVLTISAVTWSFASWLQGRGFLPDRRQRLRIGMTLLTVGIFGTGLLVVAAVPIPLGIALWAFGGLGMGLVYPTLSVLVLSLSTPEEQGRNSSSMQIADALFTTLALALSGTVFAALLTYSNTWPYLAGFALSSSLAAAGIVVAGRIVPRLSR from the coding sequence ATGACGACGACGGACCGGCCCGCGCGAACGGTCGTAGAACCCGCACAACCCGCATCGGGACCGGAACGCATCTTCGATCGCGCGCATGCCGCGGTCACTGTCGGAGCGGTGTCGCTGGTCACCCTGATGGCGTACCAGTCGCTCGCGGTCACCACGGCGATGCCGGCCGTCGCGGAAGCGATCGGTGGTCTCAACCTGTATGGCCTTGCGTTCGGAGCACCACTGGCCACCTCCTTGATCGGGATGGCCTTCTCCGGTGGCTGGACAGATGCTCGCGGACCGGCTCGACCGCTCCTGGCAGGCTCGGCGTTGTTCGCCGCTGGGATCGTGATCGCCGGGCTGGCACCGTCCATGGCCATGGTCGCCGTGGGACGCGGCATCCAAGGTCTCGGCTCCGGCCAGATGCTCGTGGCCCTCTACGTGCTCGTCGCGCGTGTGTATCCGGAGCACCTGCGCCCGCGGATCTTCGCCGCGTTCGCCGCCGCCTGGGTGCTTCCCGCGCTCATCGGGCCGACGATCAGCGGGCTCATCGTTGAACACATCGGCTGGCGGTGGGTCTTTCTCAGCGTGGCCGGACTCGTGCCCCTGGCGACAATGTCGTTGCGGCCCGGCCTCCGGCAGCTCGATGGAGGAGGATCAGGCAGCTTGCGCTCGGCCCTGCTTACAGGGCGCCTGGCCTGGGCCACAGTGGCCGGCCTCAGCGCATGCACCCTGCACATGGCCGGCCAGTCGTCCATCGTCGTCGCCGCACTTCTGCTCGGGATCGGCGGCATCGGGGTCGCGATGTCAGTGGCCCGGCTACTGCCTTCGGGCACCTTCCGCGCCGCCCATGGCCTGCCCGCGCTCGTGATGCTCCGAGGCCTGGCAGCAGCTGCCTTTCTCGGCGCCGAGGTGTTCATTCCGCTGCTCCTGGTCCGGGAGCATGGACTTTCCCCGGCGCTGGCCGGTTTGGTTCTCACCATCAGCGCGGTGACGTGGTCGTTCGCCTCGTGGCTGCAAGGACGCGGCTTCTTGCCCGACCGGCGGCAGCGGCTCCGGATCGGTATGACGCTGCTGACCGTAGGAATATTCGGTACAGGTCTGCTGGTGGTGGCCGCCGTGCCCATCCCACTGGGCATCGCCCTGTGGGCCTTCGGCGGACTCGGCATGGGGTTGGTGTATCCGACGCTGTCCGTGCTGGTTCTCTCCCTTTCCACGCCGGAGGAGCAAGGCCGCAACTCCTCGTCCATGCAGATTGCCGACGCCCTGTTCACCACTCTCGCCCTGGCCCTGAGCGGCACGGTGTTCGCTGCGCTGCTGACCTACTCGAACACCTGGCCGTACCTGGCCGGCTTCGCTCTGTCCAGCAGTCTCGCCGCGGCGGGAATCGTCGTCGCCGGCCGTATCGTGCCCCGCCTTTCCCGGTGA
- a CDS encoding AEC family transporter: MQGVFEGFGVIAIVIALGYVLGRVRVLDTEAQVVLSRVVFTVGIPALLFVTLSTADVTTLFSSALLAIGSGVVIAASGYVLLARFLWRRPTGPLAVGALASSYVNAGNLGIPIAVYVLGDGSYVAPVMLLQLVVMAPISFAVLDTVQSGRRPTWRSVLALPFRNPVTIASFLGIAVSAVGAELPVVIERPTELVAGLAIPAALIVYGASLHGAPRPGAGGSARDVALISVLKLVVQPVVAFLVGRFLLGLDDIWLLAVTIAAALPSAQNVYVYAVRYQTGVALARDAIFVTTLLSGISILIIAALLA, encoded by the coding sequence GTGCAGGGCGTCTTCGAGGGTTTCGGCGTCATCGCCATCGTCATCGCTCTGGGTTACGTCCTCGGGCGTGTGCGCGTCCTCGACACGGAAGCCCAGGTGGTCCTGTCCCGGGTGGTCTTCACCGTCGGCATCCCGGCGCTGTTGTTCGTCACCCTCTCGACCGCCGATGTGACGACGCTCTTCTCGTCGGCTCTGCTGGCGATCGGATCTGGCGTGGTGATCGCGGCGTCGGGGTACGTTCTCCTCGCCCGGTTTCTGTGGCGCAGGCCTACCGGGCCCCTCGCTGTTGGAGCGCTGGCCAGCTCGTACGTGAACGCCGGCAATCTGGGCATCCCGATCGCGGTCTATGTGCTCGGTGACGGCTCGTATGTGGCACCGGTGATGCTGCTCCAGCTCGTCGTCATGGCGCCGATCTCGTTCGCAGTACTCGACACCGTCCAATCCGGACGCCGGCCCACGTGGAGATCGGTGCTGGCATTGCCCTTTCGCAATCCGGTGACCATCGCGTCGTTCCTGGGCATCGCGGTGTCGGCCGTCGGCGCTGAGCTGCCGGTCGTCATCGAACGTCCCACCGAACTGGTCGCCGGGTTGGCAATTCCGGCGGCGCTGATCGTGTATGGCGCTTCACTGCACGGCGCTCCCCGGCCGGGGGCAGGCGGCTCGGCACGGGACGTCGCGCTCATCAGCGTTCTCAAGCTGGTGGTCCAGCCGGTGGTCGCGTTCTTGGTCGGTCGGTTCCTGCTCGGGCTCGACGACATCTGGCTGCTGGCCGTGACCATAGCCGCAGCGCTGCCCAGCGCCCAGAACGTGTACGTGTACGCGGTCCGTTACCAGACCGGAGTAGCCCTGGCGCGCGACGCGATCTTCGTCACCACTCTCCTCTCCGGCATCTCGATCCTGATCATCGCCGCGCTGCTCGCCTGA
- a CDS encoding phosphoketolase family protein translates to MLRKNASKNRSPDDDTLARIDAWWRAANYLSVGQIYLLDNPLLREPLEVEHIKPRLLGHWGTCPGLSFLYAHLNRTIIERDADMIYICGPGHGGPALVAASWLEGTYSEVYSHVGPDADGLRALFHQFSYPGGVPSHVAPETPGSIHEGGELGYALSHAYGAAFDNPGLVVAAVIGDGEAETGPLATSWHSNKFINPAQDGAVLPILHLNGYKIANPTLFDRIPQDELKSLLKGYGHKPYWFEAGFDDEKPADIHRRFATMLDTVLDEIAGIQEDARKGSTTAVQWPAIVFRTPKGWTGPQEVDGQPVANSWRSHQVPMSGVRDNEEYRHMLEAWMRSYRPEELFDEQGMLSADVAQLNPAGQRRMSANPHANGGLLSRDLRLGDFRHHAVDVPAPGAVNAEATRVLGDWLGAVVEANPDNFRVFGPDETLSNRLNGAVETGGKTWNAEILPTDQHLSRTGRVTEMLSEHQCQGWLEGYVLTGRHGIFNSYEAFIHIVDAMFNQHAKWLKVTRQLPWRAPIPSLNYLLSSHVWRQDHNGFTHQDPGFIDHVVNKKADVIRVYLPPDANTLLATYDQCLRSHDLVNVVVAGKQEQAQWLTMDEAVAHCTRGIGIWEWASTGGGNVDPDVVLASAGDVPTIETLAAVDLLREHFPDLKIRVVNVVDLMRLQDAREHPHGLPDAEFDALFTPDRPIIFAYHGYPWLIHRLTYRRTNHGNLHVRGYKEEGTTTTPFDMVMLNDLDRYHLVIDVIDRVPRLGRNAAGVRQQMVDARLRARDYTREHGTDIPEVRDWRWPGPS, encoded by the coding sequence ATGCTGAGGAAGAACGCATCCAAGAACCGGTCCCCCGATGACGACACATTGGCACGGATCGACGCCTGGTGGCGGGCGGCCAACTATCTGTCGGTCGGGCAGATCTATCTGCTGGACAATCCGCTGCTCCGGGAGCCCCTCGAGGTCGAACACATCAAGCCGCGGCTCCTTGGCCATTGGGGCACCTGCCCAGGGCTGAGTTTTCTCTACGCCCACCTGAACCGGACCATCATCGAACGCGACGCCGACATGATCTACATCTGTGGGCCCGGTCACGGCGGGCCCGCGCTCGTCGCGGCGTCGTGGCTGGAGGGCACCTATAGCGAGGTCTACTCTCACGTGGGTCCCGACGCGGACGGGCTGCGCGCGCTGTTCCACCAGTTCTCCTACCCCGGCGGCGTGCCCAGCCACGTTGCACCTGAGACACCGGGCTCCATCCATGAAGGAGGCGAGCTCGGGTACGCGCTGTCCCACGCCTACGGCGCCGCCTTCGACAATCCTGGACTGGTCGTCGCGGCCGTCATCGGCGACGGCGAAGCCGAGACCGGGCCGCTGGCGACGTCGTGGCACAGCAACAAGTTCATCAATCCCGCTCAGGACGGTGCCGTCCTACCGATCCTGCACCTCAACGGCTACAAGATCGCCAACCCGACGCTTTTCGACCGCATTCCGCAGGACGAGCTGAAGTCGCTGCTCAAGGGCTACGGTCACAAGCCGTACTGGTTCGAAGCCGGATTCGATGACGAGAAGCCGGCCGACATCCACCGGCGCTTCGCCACAATGCTCGACACCGTGCTGGACGAGATCGCCGGGATTCAGGAAGACGCCCGCAAGGGCAGCACAACCGCCGTGCAGTGGCCCGCCATCGTCTTCCGGACACCAAAAGGGTGGACCGGGCCACAAGAGGTCGACGGCCAGCCGGTAGCCAATAGCTGGCGCTCCCATCAGGTGCCGATGTCCGGTGTCCGGGACAACGAAGAGTACCGGCACATGCTCGAGGCATGGATGCGGTCCTACCGGCCGGAAGAGCTGTTCGACGAGCAGGGCATGCTCAGTGCCGACGTGGCGCAGCTCAATCCCGCGGGGCAGCGGCGCATGAGTGCCAACCCGCACGCCAACGGCGGACTGCTCAGCCGGGACCTGAGACTCGGCGACTTCCGCCACCACGCGGTCGACGTACCCGCTCCTGGCGCCGTCAATGCCGAGGCAACCCGAGTGCTCGGCGACTGGCTCGGCGCGGTCGTCGAAGCGAACCCGGACAACTTCCGCGTCTTCGGACCCGACGAGACGCTCTCCAACCGGCTCAACGGTGCGGTCGAGACCGGCGGGAAGACGTGGAACGCCGAGATACTCCCCACCGATCAGCATCTGTCCCGCACCGGCCGGGTCACCGAGATGCTGTCGGAGCATCAGTGTCAGGGCTGGCTCGAGGGGTACGTGCTGACGGGCCGGCACGGCATCTTCAACAGCTACGAGGCGTTCATCCACATCGTCGATGCCATGTTCAATCAGCACGCCAAGTGGCTGAAGGTCACCCGGCAACTGCCATGGCGAGCGCCGATCCCTTCGCTCAACTACCTGCTTTCGTCCCACGTGTGGCGGCAGGATCACAACGGCTTCACGCACCAGGATCCCGGTTTCATCGACCACGTCGTCAACAAGAAGGCCGACGTCATCCGGGTCTATCTGCCACCGGACGCGAACACCCTGCTGGCGACCTACGACCAATGCCTGCGTAGTCATGATCTGGTCAACGTCGTCGTCGCCGGCAAACAAGAGCAGGCCCAATGGTTGACCATGGATGAGGCGGTCGCCCATTGCACACGCGGCATCGGCATCTGGGAATGGGCCAGCACCGGCGGAGGCAACGTTGATCCTGACGTCGTTCTCGCCAGCGCGGGCGACGTGCCCACCATCGAGACTCTCGCCGCCGTGGACTTGCTCCGCGAACACTTCCCGGACTTGAAGATCCGCGTAGTGAACGTCGTCGACCTGATGCGGCTGCAGGATGCCCGTGAACACCCGCACGGACTGCCCGACGCCGAGTTCGACGCCCTGTTTACCCCTGACCGGCCGATCATCTTCGCGTATCACGGCTATCCGTGGCTCATCCACCGGCTGACATATCGCCGCACGAACCACGGCAACCTGCATGTCCGCGGCTACAAGGAAGAGGGCACAACCACCACCCCGTTCGACATGGTGATGCTGAACGATCTGGACCGCTATCACCTGGTGATCGATGTCATCGACCGGGTGCCCCGGCTCGGCCGAAATGCCGCGGGAGTACGGCAGCAGATGGTCGACGCCCGGTTGCGGGCCCGTGACTACACCCGTGAACACGGCACCGACATCCCCGAGGTGCGCGATTGGCGGTGGCCCGGCCCCAGCTGA
- a CDS encoding LppM family (lipo)protein: MKRTRTLRAIGAAGLVLALTGCIKMDMDLTVNADDTVDGTMIFGFNKEMSDMMGEEADMFDGMMDELLDMDLGEDAPDDVTVEPYDDGTFIGQEMTFQGVALDEFGGDDATSELRLTREGDEFVFEGDMDMSDTGEMGDIPPGMLEGMMEFDMRVSITFPGEVLEHNGDLSGTTVTWVPEMGETNDMYARASESGGGGGMPVWLWIVIGVVVVAGLVALLFLFSRGKTEPAVAGDAPAPPPSPEGAGPVPPAPGGAGAAAAAAPPAAPVGEPAVDEAPAPQAAEPVDEPPAPADDVPLAAPGPDPSAAREPEAAPAPDAEPEGSAEPAPDADEAAGTGEQEEDR, translated from the coding sequence ATGAAGCGAACACGGACGCTGCGAGCGATCGGTGCGGCAGGCCTGGTGCTGGCGCTGACCGGTTGTATCAAGATGGATATGGACCTGACAGTCAACGCTGACGACACCGTCGACGGCACGATGATCTTCGGGTTCAACAAAGAGATGTCCGACATGATGGGCGAAGAAGCCGACATGTTCGACGGCATGATGGACGAGCTTCTCGATATGGATCTCGGGGAGGACGCACCCGACGACGTCACTGTCGAGCCCTATGACGATGGCACCTTCATCGGCCAGGAGATGACCTTCCAGGGAGTGGCGCTCGACGAGTTCGGCGGCGACGACGCCACGTCCGAGTTGCGTCTGACCCGCGAGGGCGACGAGTTCGTCTTCGAGGGCGACATGGATATGTCGGACACCGGAGAGATGGGTGACATTCCGCCGGGCATGCTCGAAGGCATGATGGAGTTCGACATGCGCGTGAGCATCACGTTCCCGGGTGAGGTGCTCGAGCACAACGGCGACTTGAGTGGCACCACCGTCACGTGGGTGCCCGAGATGGGTGAGACCAACGACATGTACGCCCGGGCCAGCGAGTCTGGTGGTGGCGGCGGCATGCCGGTCTGGTTGTGGATCGTGATCGGCGTAGTTGTGGTGGCCGGGCTGGTGGCCTTGCTCTTCCTGTTCTCGCGCGGCAAAACTGAGCCGGCGGTAGCGGGTGACGCGCCGGCACCGCCCCCGTCGCCGGAGGGTGCTGGTCCGGTACCGCCCGCCCCCGGTGGAGCGGGTGCCGCGGCGGCCGCCGCTCCACCGGCCGCGCCGGTCGGGGAGCCAGCGGTCGACGAAGCGCCGGCTCCGCAGGCAGCCGAGCCCGTGGACGAGCCTCCGGCCCCAGCCGACGACGTGCCGTTGGCCGCGCCCGGGCCCGACCCGTCGGCGGCGCGGGAACCTGAGGCCGCACCGGCGCCGGATGCTGAGCCGGAGGGCTCGGCCGAACCGGCCCCGGACGCAGACGAGGCCGCCGGCACCGGCGAGCAGGAGGAAGATCGCTAG
- a CDS encoding DUF559 domain-containing protein: MDVSTGAETYPDCSHTGTPDLALVETARDQFGTFSRHQALECGFTRHQIESRLAKGYWVVVHPKVYRVAAAPPTRASLAVAALLYAGDQAWFSHATAARLQNVDPLIPLDRTWLTVPARVQRTPRPGLVIIRSRRIDGFTGVAHGQPVLKIPRTVVDLAGILDDTAFRRLLYDVLNRDVASIDELLAAAEDFGGKSGIALVRRTVDEFDPAFESGAEYEADELFSGAGLSFERQYEVHDNGILLARLDFADAVIKLGVEIDGARFHSSPGARFYDRERDRMLARLGWHIERFSVDDIRRRPQSSLGHLRAIYQHRLSSVQAAA; this comes from the coding sequence ATGGATGTATCGACCGGAGCTGAGACATACCCGGATTGCTCCCACACCGGGACCCCTGATCTTGCTCTGGTAGAAACCGCCCGCGATCAGTTCGGGACGTTCAGCCGACACCAGGCGTTGGAATGCGGATTCACCCGGCACCAGATCGAGTCGCGCCTGGCGAAGGGCTATTGGGTGGTTGTCCATCCGAAGGTATACCGAGTCGCCGCAGCTCCACCGACGCGAGCGTCCCTGGCTGTCGCAGCGCTTCTGTACGCCGGCGATCAAGCATGGTTCAGCCATGCCACAGCAGCCCGGCTGCAGAATGTCGATCCACTGATCCCTTTGGATCGGACGTGGCTCACGGTTCCGGCGCGTGTGCAGCGCACGCCCCGACCAGGACTTGTCATCATCAGGTCCCGGCGAATCGACGGTTTCACCGGTGTGGCACATGGCCAACCGGTGCTCAAGATTCCGCGCACCGTCGTCGACCTTGCGGGCATTCTCGACGACACGGCATTTCGGCGTCTCCTATATGACGTGCTGAACAGGGACGTTGCCAGTATTGACGAACTGCTGGCGGCTGCCGAGGATTTCGGCGGCAAGTCAGGGATAGCTCTTGTCCGCCGTACCGTTGACGAGTTCGATCCCGCCTTCGAATCCGGTGCTGAGTATGAAGCGGACGAGTTGTTCAGCGGCGCCGGGTTGAGTTTCGAGCGGCAGTACGAAGTTCACGACAACGGGATTTTGCTGGCCCGCCTGGACTTTGCTGATGCTGTGATCAAGCTTGGCGTCGAGATCGACGGTGCCCGGTTCCACTCCTCACCGGGAGCGCGCTTCTACGATCGGGAACGCGATCGGATGCTGGCGCGCCTGGGGTGGCACATCGAGCGCTTTAGCGTGGACGACATCCGCCGGCGCCCGCAGTCCAGTCTTGGACACCTGCGAGCGATCTACCAGCACAGACTGAGCTCCGTCCAAGCAGCTGCTTGA
- a CDS encoding YceI family protein, whose amino-acid sequence MALPTKTRRRLLIALAGLAGAAALVLGGTWLYVNVFSADAPDPFVLDSATPGEANDDSGNGELILDGTWAVADGSEAGYRVDEVLNGLDNTVVGRTPDVTGEIVVADGAATSGEVVVDMTTVTTDSNSRDGQFQGSIMNTDEYPTSTFTLTEPVPVGDLAGAAEPITLTASGELTIRDVTREVEARLDLQQSGDAVQVAGSVPITFAEFEVDPPNLAFVRVEDEGLVEFLLTLTRD is encoded by the coding sequence ATGGCTTTGCCCACGAAGACCCGACGTAGGCTGCTCATCGCTCTTGCCGGCTTGGCTGGTGCCGCGGCGCTCGTCCTTGGGGGCACCTGGCTCTATGTCAACGTCTTCAGTGCGGACGCACCCGACCCGTTCGTGCTGGACTCGGCGACGCCGGGCGAGGCCAACGATGACTCCGGCAACGGTGAGCTGATCCTGGACGGCACGTGGGCTGTCGCCGACGGATCGGAGGCCGGCTACCGCGTCGACGAAGTCCTCAACGGCCTCGACAACACCGTCGTCGGCCGCACCCCCGACGTGACGGGCGAGATAGTCGTGGCCGACGGCGCCGCCACGTCCGGAGAGGTCGTCGTGGACATGACGACGGTCACCACGGACAGCAACAGCCGCGACGGCCAGTTCCAAGGGTCGATCATGAACACAGACGAGTACCCCACCTCGACGTTCACGCTGACCGAGCCGGTTCCCGTCGGCGATCTCGCAGGCGCTGCCGAGCCAATCACGTTGACCGCCAGCGGCGAGCTGACCATCAGGGATGTCACCCGGGAGGTGGAGGCCCGGCTCGACCTGCAACAATCCGGTGATGCCGTACAGGTAGCCGGCTCAGTCCCCATCACATTCGCCGAGTTCGAGGTGGACCCGCCAAATCTTGCGTTCGTCCGGGTGGAGGACGAGGGCCTCGTCGAGTTCCTCCTCACGCTGACGCGCGACTGA
- a CDS encoding D-Ala-D-Ala carboxypeptidase family metallohydrolase, whose protein sequence is MCEPTDGRSITRRGAIGGVAAAIGAVAVGSVVTAAPAHAYNWTRTMRRGDSGNDVRELQIRVAGWAAASASRTFIAIDGQFGPATEGAVRRFQSAYGLTSDGIAGPQTHTQLNWLESSDGSTRHFAWSEFHSRDGSGFGGGRVGTSTVRENVRRLMYKLEAVRRKGGNNACIINSGFRSVSHNSNVGGSSNSQHMYGIAADFRISNRSVSQAISYCQTSGFSGIIRYSSHTHADSRVEYAYGAQSWYWAT, encoded by the coding sequence ATGTGTGAACCAACAGACGGCCGCTCGATCACCCGGCGCGGAGCCATCGGCGGCGTAGCGGCCGCCATCGGAGCCGTAGCTGTCGGCTCGGTAGTGACAGCCGCGCCCGCTCACGCCTACAACTGGACGCGCACCATGCGCCGGGGCGACAGCGGCAACGACGTCCGTGAGCTCCAGATCAGGGTCGCCGGCTGGGCGGCAGCCAGCGCTTCGCGCACGTTCATCGCCATCGACGGGCAGTTCGGCCCGGCCACTGAGGGCGCCGTGCGCCGGTTCCAGTCCGCCTACGGGCTGACTTCCGACGGGATCGCCGGTCCGCAAACACATACCCAACTGAATTGGCTCGAGTCCTCTGACGGCTCCACCCGGCACTTCGCCTGGAGCGAGTTCCATTCCCGCGACGGTAGCGGCTTCGGCGGAGGCAGGGTTGGCACGTCAACCGTGCGGGAGAACGTCCGGCGTCTCATGTACAAGCTCGAGGCGGTTCGCCGCAAGGGCGGAAACAACGCCTGCATCATCAACTCCGGGTTCCGCAGCGTCTCACACAACAGCAATGTCGGCGGGAGCTCGAACAGCCAGCACATGTACGGCATAGCCGCGGACTTCCGCATCAGCAACAGGTCCGTTTCGCAAGCTATCTCCTACTGCCAGACCAGCGGCTTCAGCGGAATTATCCGCTACAGCAGCCACACCCATGCCGACAGCCGGGTCGAGTACGCCTACGGCGCGCAGTCCTGGTACTGGGCCACCTGA
- a CDS encoding superoxide dismutase, which produces MATYSLPDLPYDYGALEPHIAGQIMELHHSKHHQTYVNGTNTALEQMEEARANNKLDTVNQLQKNLAFNLAGHVNHTVFWNNMSPEGGDKPDGELGAAIDEFFGSFDGFRAHFTAAALGIQGSGWSILAWESIGERLVIEQLYDHQGNLAVGTVPLLMLDMWEHAFYLQYKNVKPDYVAAFWNIINWADVTDRFTTAKSKTNGLITPA; this is translated from the coding sequence ATGGCTACCTACTCGCTGCCCGACCTTCCGTACGACTATGGTGCGCTCGAGCCGCATATCGCCGGCCAGATCATGGAGCTTCATCACTCCAAGCATCATCAGACGTACGTGAACGGCACCAACACCGCTCTGGAGCAGATGGAAGAGGCTCGGGCCAACAACAAGCTCGACACCGTCAACCAGCTTCAGAAGAACCTCGCGTTCAACCTCGCGGGGCACGTCAATCACACCGTGTTCTGGAACAACATGTCTCCCGAAGGTGGCGACAAGCCCGACGGGGAGCTCGGTGCGGCCATCGACGAGTTCTTCGGCTCGTTCGACGGTTTCCGCGCCCACTTCACCGCTGCAGCACTCGGTATCCAGGGTTCGGGCTGGTCCATCCTGGCGTGGGAGAGCATCGGGGAGCGCCTCGTGATCGAGCAGCTCTACGATCACCAGGGCAACCTCGCCGTAGGCACCGTGCCGTTGCTCATGCTCGACATGTGGGAGCACGCGTTCTACCTGCAGTACAAGAACGTCAAGCCGGACTACGTCGCGGCTTTCTGGAACATCATCAACTGGGCCGACGTCACCGACAGGTTCACCACGGCCAAGAGCAAGACCAACGGCCTCATCACACCTGCCTGA
- a CDS encoding acVLRF1 family peptidyl-tRNA hydrolase has product MPTKHISVPPERLERWLAGFIDRHGPADHSVTPDTVTVRAADGSQARCRVPFAPLARHEGVPYAGLIEHACRDRTVGVVLVRRGGYAAGVFDGRTLLDSKVGSRHVQGRTAAGGQSQQRFARRRDKQAREAFGAAADVAARILLPHLASLDAVVCGGDRAAVSQVLADSRLQPVRNLVVPPHLPVPVPKLMVLRKTPDTFRAIQITLTEADPVGDTPVPAAED; this is encoded by the coding sequence ATGCCGACGAAACACATCTCGGTGCCGCCGGAACGGCTGGAACGCTGGCTGGCCGGCTTCATCGACAGGCACGGCCCAGCTGACCACAGTGTCACGCCGGACACCGTGACAGTACGCGCCGCAGACGGCTCACAGGCGCGCTGCCGGGTGCCGTTCGCCCCGCTCGCGCGCCATGAGGGCGTGCCGTACGCCGGGTTGATCGAACACGCGTGCCGTGATCGCACCGTGGGTGTAGTGCTCGTCCGGCGTGGCGGTTACGCGGCCGGTGTCTTCGACGGCCGGACCTTGCTCGATTCCAAGGTGGGGTCTCGGCATGTCCAAGGCAGAACAGCTGCCGGCGGGCAGTCCCAGCAACGTTTCGCTCGGCGCAGGGACAAGCAGGCCCGCGAGGCGTTCGGTGCGGCCGCCGACGTCGCCGCCCGGATTCTGCTTCCGCACCTCGCTTCACTGGACGCCGTGGTGTGCGGCGGTGACCGCGCCGCGGTCAGCCAGGTGCTGGCCGATTCCCGCCTGCAGCCAGTGCGCAACCTGGTCGTTCCCCCACATCTTCCCGTGCCGGTTCCCAAGCTGATGGTGTTGCGCAAAACCCCGGACACATTCCGCGCGATCCAGATCACGCTCACTGAGGCGGACCCGGTTGGGGACACCCCCGTGCCGGCAGCGGAAGACTAG